GTATGGCCCTGATGGCTTTGATAGCTGATGACCTACCTGCTGTAAATCGAGAAAGGTTAGCTTCTCTCATCGTACAAAGTGCCTATTTTTCTCAGTTATTTCCTTTTAAGATTCACATTGGAAGAGTATCAATTTTAGGCTTCCTTCCCATCAATAATGAACCGCACATTTTTCTTGAAACAGGTGTATCAAAATAGCCATCGTTCATGACATTGCTGAAGGTAGGCCAAAAAACGTACTATTACTTACGGATGTTTTTACCTAGATGCCTGCTATGTGCACTTATTGGTTATGTGTGCTGGATCCTGTCGGCTCTGTATTGTTGTCATGTCGGGCTCTGTATCCACTCTTTTCTTAGCATCTCAGTTTTCATCCAAGCACTATTTGACAATACCCACTTTATTTTATTAACAGCTATTGTTGGCGACATCACTCCGTCTGACGGCATACCTAAAGCAGAAAAAAGTAGGCGTGAACAAGAAGCTCTAGATGAAATGTGTGAAGTTCTTGGTGGTGGACCAACAGGTATTTCTCCATTGTGGACATGGAATTTCTGTTCATTAAGGAATGTTCAATAACAATTTGTTACCATCACTGCaatttgctattttttagCTGAGGAGATTAAGGCGCTGTGGGAAGAATACGAAAATAACTCTTCTGTTGAAGCCAATCTTGTAAAGGATTTTGATAAAGTAAGCATGATGTTACTTTGAACATCTTTCCACTTTTTCTAATGTatattgatttgatttgactTGCATGTTGTCTAATTTCTAGTATATATCAGGGTTATCATTTTTTATTGATACAAGTTTTCTTAGTTTGGACACaatacaaaatattttcaagtTTGGTGGAGAATGCACTACTCATGAACTTGTTACTACTTCTTACACAAACACTTATATATAAACTGGTTATTCATTGTGTTTTTTCTCTGAGCTTGCATTGACATTGAAATAAGTATACAAAGATTTTGTTCTTTATGATGAATAGCCTATTGGCTGAGTCACAGCTTAAATCGTTCAGTAGGTCCTAAGGAGTGCACAATCTTACCTCTTGGATTTCTTAGAGATATGCCAAGTTCTAAGACTTTGAAGCATATAAGTTCATAGATATTAATATTATTGTTGCATAAACGGTGTTTCATGCAATGTATTGTTCATATGTCTTATTATGGTTTACTCTGTTCTACATTTCTTTTTCCTATGTACTGTTTGGTTCAGTGGATTTCACCTGTTCcgtatttatttttgtttcaggTGGAAATGATCCTTCAAGCATTGGAATATGAGAAAGGTATTAACCTTTTGTTGTATTTGATTTTCATGCATACAAACAATGAACTGCTTAGTCATTTCAAATAGTTGTCCTGTATGATGCCTAGTGTAAATTGGCTCTTTAGTCTGAAACGACCTGCATGAGGAATAACATGCATCAAAATCATCATGTTCTCACTACACCTTTTGTAATCCTCTGCTACTGCTAATAGTAATGCCTAGCAAAACTAATATATACCTGGTTTTGGAAAGCTCATACTTTGGAATTGGTTGCTAATAACATCAAACTACTTGCTTCAtgctacctttttttttgcttcaggCACCGGCACCATGCAATGAATCATTCTTACTTTCCTACCTGCATATGTTGCCATCTTTCTCTCCTGTACATATGTGATGTGCTAATCCATTTATGCTGACTCTCCATCTTGAAAATTTGCAGAGCATGGCAAAGTGCTAGATGAGTTCTTTCTCTCAACTGCTGGTAGTGTGATTAATCATTGTTGCAATTGCCATTGAAGGCACACAAAAATGTAGGTTCTCCTTTTGTTAAATAATACTTTTTAAACATGCTATTACAGGGAAGTTCCAAACAGAGATTGGCAAGAGCTGGGCTGCTGAAGTGAATTCGAGGAGAACCAAGGGATGCGGACAGTAGTACGGGCGCTTCATGTTTGATTTCTTTACACAGCTTCTACTGAAATTTCCTGACATGGCTGGTGTGATGAATCGCAGACCTCCAGATTCAAGTCAACTTCAAGGCAATCTTAACCTATTGCCGCAGATACCAAAGGTTGGCAGGCAATAACGGGCAGAGCATTGACGAAAACTCTTCGATCTAGGTTTGGTTAGAGAGCTCAGTGGGCTGAAATTTTTACTGAGAATAGTACGTTCTGAACATTATTATGTATACTGGTAAGGGATCCAGGGAAGACATGCCTTTTGTTCACTGGCGCAATAAAGAGGATTAACGCCCTTCAGTCTAAGGGTGATCTCTCTTGCAGCTCTCTGCCATGTCACtctaattttttgtttgatatTTGATGCTGCGAAAGTTAGGCAAGGAATCATCAATCATGATGATTAAGTTGCAACGGAAATGCACAATTAGCagaagatttttttaaagCATTAGCAGAAGATTCTTAATCTTCAATCTTCACTAGTCGTTAGAGAAATGTGTTTTTGACTCTCTTGCTGGTCTCACACATTGTTAGATAGCAATCGTTAGTCATTACAGTTACCCTTTTGGGGTTGCTAATTTAAGGATAGTGCGGCCTATCTTCTAGATAAACCCCTGGAAGCTTCTTCCCTCACGCTCACAGTAACATTAGCGCCACCTGCTGCATTTTGATCAGGCGACACATTTCAACAAATTTAGTAAGCTTCTAACTTCGTAACACAAAACTTTCTACAAGAACATGATAAACTTTCGACCAACCTACTGAAGATTCATTTTCTTCATAACCAAGCTTCCCACAATATATTCAAACTTTCTGCTGGACCGCATGAGCTTCCAGTTTCTTCAAATCAAGCTTTCCCCCAAGAACAAATCAGCTTTCTACTGAAACACGTGAAGCTTTCAACATCTCAAACAGCGACATGGAATTCTTATCCAGTAAAAACAAATATTGAAGTGTTGAAAGAGAGAATTCTGacccctttttttgttttatagATGATGAAAACACCCCA
The Brachypodium distachyon strain Bd21 chromosome 2, Brachypodium_distachyon_v3.0, whole genome shotgun sequence genome window above contains:
- the LOC100823883 gene encoding HD domain-containing protein 2, with amino-acid sequence MAVSSRLPAPPARGLLRRSPPRILPVERAPRRLAPGLCAVSGSPGTGGSPVPRRPPAPADAAAASPPSPAPSPASSASSAIDFLTLCHSLKTTKRKGWINHSIKGPESIADHMYRMALMALIADDLPAVNRERCIKIAIVHDIAEAIVGDITPSDGIPKAEKSRREQEALDEMCEVLGGGPTAEEIKALWEEYENNSSVEANLVKDFDKVEMILQALEYEKEHGKVLDEFFLSTAGKFQTEIGKSWAAEVNSRRTKGCGQ